The stretch of DNA GGGTAACTGCTTTAAACAAGGGCGCATTAAGAATCCCAAAGGTTCCAGCACCCGCATAGAGGTCGAGCAAGGTTGCATTGCTGGTATCATATGATGTAAGAATGCTCTGGCAATACCTATGGAGTTCCTCAGCGAGTTTGGTGTTGTTCTGAAAAAAACCATACGGTGGAAAAGAAAAGGATTTCCCAAGATACTGCTCTTCCAGAAGCAAAGAACCTTTGACAGCAAAAACGTCTTCAATAAACCCATTTTGTTCTTCTGAAAGATAACCAACAAGAATTGCACTAGACCTGCTCTGAGGAGCAAATGCCTCTATAGTCGCAATAGCTTGGCTCAAACGGGAAGATGCTGGGTTTAACACAAAAGTAATGGCCGTTCCGCTCACAGAGCTTCGAAGAATTGCAGAACAAAAGGTTCCTGTTTTCCTTCGTTGATCATATGCATCAACACCGCGAAAATATTTAACAATCTCAGTAATCAAGGTATTGAGCTCTTGGGTACAAATAACGCAATGATCAATCCGAACAATCTGTTGTGGATCTTTCATGCGAAGACCTGGCCCTTGAGGAGAAAAAAGAAGCTCAAGCCGATTT from Candidatus Woesearchaeota archaeon encodes:
- the rlmD gene encoding 23S rRNA (uracil(1939)-C(5))-methyltransferase RlmD, which gives rise to MAQPRCPYFGQCAGCSAQHIDYTIQYANKKQRLAQVLHTDAITVFSGEEYSYRNRLELLFSPQGPGLRMKDPQQIVRIDHCVICTQELNTLITEIVKYFRGVDAYDQRRKTGTFCSAILRSSVSGTAITFVLNPASSRLSQAIATIEAFAPQSRSSAILVGYLSEEQNGFIEDVFAVKGSLLLEEQYLGKSFSFPPYGFFQNNTKLAEELHRYCQSILTSYDTSNATLLDLYAGAGTFGILNAPLFKAVTLVEEAPAAVEAAKLNAQRHGLTNIRLFCRDARQLKNIKLEKPLFVVTDPPRSGMDPQTLTALMQLEPNVLLYVSCNPEQLGKDLLKFKAKSYNLKSVALFDFFPQTPHIETVVELVRSKP